The sequence below is a genomic window from Halosolutus gelatinilyticus.
CGCCGGGCGAGTACCGGATCGCCGTGGGCGACGAACCGCTCGACAGCCTCTCGTTCGACACCTTCCACGGCACCTGGTAAGCGACGTCGAGAACCCGCGTCACGATTCGCTGAGTTTCGTCGCGAAGTGACGGTCGTTCGAGTATGAGATTGTGTCCTTTTACACGAAACCGAATATCGAACGGGTGGAAAAACAGAGATATTAATTCAATTATCCTATTCTTCCCAGTAACTGATGGATGATCCCAAACTTCTTTGGAGGAGTACTTTTGCCCGAACCGACCCGAGCAGTAGTCGATGACTAACTCGGAAATCGCGGACCGATCGGCGCAGTCCCTGAACACGGTGTATCGGGCCATGGCGTCCCCCCGACGGCGCGAAATCGTTCGTTTCGTCGCCGAACGGTCACCGGCCCCGGTCGGGAAAGACGAGCTTAGTCGCCGGGTCGCAGCGGTACTGACTGATAGCCGTACCGACGACGATCGGCGCGTCAGGGTCGAACTCCACCACCGCGACCTACCGGCGCTGAAGAACGCCGGCGTAATCGCGGAGACCGACGATGGAGGCGTCGTCGCCACCGACCACTGGGCGTTCGAGACGACGGCCCTCACAAAAACCTTCGCCGACGAACCGCCCGGCGAGCTCGATGCGGTGTTCGGGGCGATCGCCGACGAACGGCGGCGCGCGATCCTGTGTACGCTCGAAGCCCGAGATCAGCCCGTCTCGACGCAAGCACTCGCGAGGGCGGTCGCA
It includes:
- a CDS encoding DUF7344 domain-containing protein encodes the protein MTNSEIADRSAQSLNTVYRAMASPRRREIVRFVAERSPAPVGKDELSRRVAAVLTDSRTDDDRRVRVELHHRDLPALKNAGVIAETDDGGVVATDHWAFETTALTKTFADEPPGELDAVFGAIADERRRAILCTLEARDQPVSTQALARAVAERETGAAPDSIPADRVDRVLASLVHVHLPALADADLVAYDIDESRVAYEGHPMLRDEWPGLDDPEAHDRLRASRNAMTALVARVAGFARSGD